A window of Pusillimonas sp. T7-7 contains these coding sequences:
- a CDS encoding flagellar protein FliT, with product MSQSSTTLRQYEAIAAITSRMLEQARAGVWDDVVTLGSQYQEAVGALRNMGELGKEERATQRKLLVRILDDDANIRQLVSPELNRLGKLLGDIRRQHTVLQAYCAPSLKQ from the coding sequence ATGAGCCAATCGTCAACCACCTTGCGGCAGTACGAGGCCATTGCGGCAATCACCAGCCGCATGCTGGAACAAGCACGCGCCGGCGTCTGGGACGACGTCGTTACGCTGGGCTCGCAATATCAAGAGGCCGTAGGCGCCTTGCGCAACATGGGCGAACTGGGCAAAGAAGAACGCGCCACGCAGCGCAAGCTGCTGGTCCGCATCCTCGACGACGACGCCAATATTCGGCAGTTGGTCTCACCCGAACTTAACCGCCTGGGCAAGCTGCTGGGCGACATCCGGCGCCAGCATACGGTATTACAGGCCTACTGCGCACCGTCGCTCAAACAATGA
- the fliS gene encoding flagellar export chaperone FliS, whose amino-acid sequence MSYAPLRGARRQHSIQAYANVGLETEVLSASPQRLITLLFDGARAAIMKARLHMQNGNIESRGMAISKAIDIVDSGLKASVDQESGGELAKNLVATYDLIIRNLLLANLHADMSKLDLAERLLVDIATAWREAVDPLPMEAAAG is encoded by the coding sequence ATGAGCTACGCACCCCTACGCGGCGCACGGCGCCAGCATTCCATACAAGCCTATGCGAATGTAGGCCTGGAAACCGAAGTGCTCAGCGCCAGCCCCCAGCGCCTGATCACCCTGCTTTTTGACGGCGCCCGCGCCGCCATCATGAAGGCGCGCCTGCATATGCAGAACGGCAACATCGAAAGTCGCGGCATGGCGATATCGAAAGCCATCGACATCGTTGATTCGGGCCTGAAAGCCAGTGTCGATCAAGAGTCGGGCGGTGAGTTGGCCAAGAACCTGGTGGCCACCTACGACCTGATCATCCGCAACCTGCTGCTGGCCAACTTGCACGCCGACATGAGCAAACTGGACCTGGCCGAGCGCCTGCTGGTGGATATTGCCACCGCCTGGCGCGAAGCCGTTGACCCGCTGCCGATGGAAGCGGCGGCTGGCTGA
- the fliD gene encoding flagellar filament capping protein FliD, giving the protein MAISSIGVGSGLPLDELLDQLRTAENQSLALIESRATSVQSRLSGYGTIKSSIEALKTASDALGKADTFGALKTSVAGEAYTAAASTKAIAGNYNIEVTTLASAQSLTSAPQAARDAQLATGMVDISFTLADGTTTTLSVDAADTSMEGIVKAINEKSGLGVSATLVNDGQDPPQHYMLLTAKNTGEDAAIASITVSAADANPSTDVSQVQSLMGYDKAAGTGAFTETAAKNAAISINGIAIESQSNTIEDAIEGVTLTLLKETETAKPQTLSVTRDDSVTSKAVNTFVTAYNNLQGIIKTLTSYNVDNQTGNALTGDSLARKVQNQIRDALNVAGSGDAISTLSQMGITTDPTTGNLKVDNDKLAAALKDNMADVEKLFSGENGLSVKLGSVADNFVKSGGTISSATDSMTNTLKDLEDQYEATSNRIDIKMETYRKQFSQLDSMMAQMNSISSYLTQQLSMLGNIGKEA; this is encoded by the coding sequence ATGGCTATTTCATCTATCGGCGTTGGTTCAGGGCTGCCCCTTGACGAGTTGCTTGATCAACTGCGTACTGCAGAGAACCAGTCGCTGGCCTTGATCGAATCCAGGGCCACTTCGGTGCAAAGCCGCTTATCGGGCTACGGCACCATCAAGAGCTCGATTGAAGCGCTCAAAACCGCGTCGGATGCGCTGGGCAAGGCCGACACCTTCGGCGCGCTGAAAACCAGCGTCGCGGGCGAAGCTTACACAGCTGCGGCATCCACCAAGGCCATTGCGGGCAACTACAACATTGAAGTCACCACCTTGGCCAGCGCCCAAAGCCTGACCAGCGCACCGCAAGCGGCGCGCGATGCGCAACTGGCGACCGGAATGGTCGACATCAGCTTCACGCTGGCAGACGGCACGACCACCACGCTCAGCGTGGACGCGGCCGATACCAGCATGGAAGGCATCGTCAAGGCCATCAATGAAAAGTCCGGGCTGGGCGTCAGCGCCACGCTGGTCAACGACGGCCAGGACCCTCCGCAGCATTACATGTTGTTGACGGCCAAGAACACAGGCGAAGACGCCGCCATCGCCAGCATTACCGTAAGTGCGGCGGATGCCAACCCTTCGACCGACGTCAGCCAAGTACAAAGCCTGATGGGTTACGACAAGGCGGCCGGCACAGGCGCGTTTACTGAAACGGCCGCCAAGAACGCCGCGATCAGCATCAACGGCATCGCCATCGAAAGCCAGTCCAACACCATAGAAGACGCAATAGAGGGCGTTACGCTGACACTGCTGAAGGAAACCGAGACCGCCAAGCCGCAGACTCTGTCCGTCACGCGCGACGATTCCGTGACCTCGAAGGCGGTCAACACTTTCGTGACCGCCTACAACAATCTGCAGGGCATCATCAAGACGCTCACGTCCTACAACGTCGACAACCAAACCGGCAACGCCCTGACGGGCGACAGCCTGGCGCGCAAGGTGCAAAACCAGATTCGCGACGCGCTGAATGTGGCGGGGTCTGGCGACGCCATAAGCACCCTCTCGCAAATGGGTATCACCACTGACCCCACAACTGGCAATCTGAAAGTCGACAACGACAAGCTGGCGGCGGCGCTGAAAGACAATATGGCCGATGTGGAAAAATTGTTTTCCGGCGAAAACGGCCTGAGCGTCAAGTTGGGCTCGGTAGCAGACAATTTCGTCAAAAGCGGCGGCACGATCAGTTCGGCCACCGACAGCATGACCAACACGCTGAAAGACCTGGAAGATCAATACGAAGCCACGTCCAACCGCATCGACATCAAGATGGAAACCTACCGCAAGCAGTTCTCGCAACTGGATTCCATGATGGCGCAAATGAATTCCATCAGCAGCTATCTGACCCAACAGCTTTCGATGCTGGGAAATATAGGTAAGGAAGCATGA
- a CDS encoding flagellar protein FlaG, giving the protein MVNPIAAGHAAAPYALPLDIERPASLPEPAVQVTRADQTLNSGTATSGHRLQDLPEGMDPLGEALKALNSNMEAWSTGMRFDMDPEAQRVVVSIIDSETGDVLRTIPTDAVIRVARMIVQLQGRNVDTKV; this is encoded by the coding sequence ATGGTGAACCCTATCGCCGCAGGCCATGCCGCAGCACCCTACGCACTGCCCCTCGATATCGAGCGGCCCGCGTCCTTGCCGGAACCTGCCGTGCAAGTCACGCGGGCAGACCAGACCCTGAATAGCGGCACAGCCACGAGCGGGCATCGTCTGCAGGATCTACCCGAAGGCATGGACCCGCTGGGCGAGGCCTTGAAGGCCTTGAACAGCAATATGGAAGCCTGGTCCACCGGCATGCGCTTTGATATGGACCCCGAAGCGCAGCGCGTGGTGGTGTCGATTATCGACAGCGAAACGGGCGATGTATTGCGCACCATTCCTACTGATGCCGTCATCCGCGTGGCACGCATGATCGTACAGCTGCAGGGCCGTAATGTTGATACCAAAGTCTAG
- a CDS encoding RNA polymerase sigma factor FliA, translating into MPSTEDQLVGQYAPLVRRLALQLVAKLPASVEVDDLMQAGMMGLLDAIRRYQQTADAQFETYAVTRIRGAMLDELRSQDWLPRSVRSKTRNIEQAIHTLTHRLLRAPAESEIAEEMGVPLPEYQQLLEEARGVQILHYEDLAGQGEDAGSSLDRSSEDESATQAAHWSNPLNQLVSKGLRRALVEAIKALPEREQLLLSLQFEQDLNQKEIGLVMGITEGRVSQLRSQAVARIRAALTHSEWHESPGEVGLHALL; encoded by the coding sequence ATGCCTAGCACCGAAGACCAGCTCGTTGGTCAATATGCTCCTTTGGTCCGCCGCCTGGCGCTGCAGCTTGTTGCCAAGCTCCCCGCCAGCGTAGAGGTGGACGACCTGATGCAGGCCGGCATGATGGGCCTGCTGGACGCCATACGGCGCTACCAACAAACCGCCGACGCCCAGTTCGAAACCTATGCCGTCACCCGCATACGCGGCGCCATGCTGGACGAACTGCGCAGCCAGGACTGGCTGCCGCGCAGCGTGCGCAGCAAAACCCGCAATATCGAACAGGCCATCCATACGCTGACCCATCGTCTGTTGCGCGCACCCGCCGAATCGGAAATCGCCGAAGAAATGGGCGTGCCCCTGCCCGAGTACCAACAATTGCTGGAAGAAGCGCGCGGCGTGCAAATATTGCATTATGAAGATCTGGCGGGGCAGGGTGAAGACGCGGGTTCCTCGCTGGACCGCAGCTCCGAAGATGAGAGCGCCACGCAGGCTGCCCATTGGTCCAACCCCCTGAATCAGCTGGTTTCCAAAGGCTTGCGCCGCGCCCTGGTGGAGGCCATCAAGGCCTTGCCAGAACGGGAGCAACTACTGCTGTCGCTGCAGTTTGAGCAGGACCTGAATCAGAAAGAGATAGGCTTGGTCATGGGTATTACCGAAGGGCGGGTGTCGCAATTGCGTTCACAGGCCGTCGCCCGTATACGGGCCGCACTGACGCACAGCGAATGGCACGAAAGCCCAGGCGAGGTTGGGTTGCACGCCTTGCTGTAG
- a CDS encoding flagellin, with the protein MSVINTNYLALVSQNNLTKSQGALGTAIERLSSGLRINSAKDDAAGQAIANRFTANIKGLTQATRNANDGISIAQTTEGALNEINNNLQRVRELSVQASNGTNSASDLKSIQEEIDQRLEEIDRVSQQTQFNGVKVLASGAAPLKVQVGANDGETISIGLKEISSTTLQLTDFSVQKNTLSAGAALDLDNDQLDNSTSTSGIDISAVLTGLKDAGISADINSITLHKVNDATGAGTDGSYAVKVGDEYYAATVVKSAATGTKDTVSLAKLTVTNGYEYTDANGTDKTKNVDTFIKLSNDAAGAVKAYATVEGSNYEVTSAFATATGWANDTTTVINTETSDPSGNTAEFHGVGTANPLAKLDEALKTVDALRSDLGAIQNRFQSTIANLSNTVTNLSAARSRIEDADYAVEVSNMTRAQILQQAGTSVLAQANQVPQGVLSLLR; encoded by the coding sequence ATGTCAGTCATTAACACCAACTATCTGGCTCTGGTTTCCCAGAACAACCTGACCAAGTCGCAAGGCGCCTTGGGCACTGCTATCGAACGCCTATCCTCCGGCCTACGCATCAACAGCGCCAAGGACGACGCTGCTGGTCAAGCGATTGCTAACCGCTTTACGGCTAACATCAAGGGTCTGACTCAGGCCACTCGTAACGCCAACGATGGTATCTCCATCGCTCAGACGACTGAAGGTGCGTTGAATGAAATCAACAACAACTTGCAGCGCGTTCGTGAACTGTCTGTTCAAGCCTCGAATGGAACGAATTCCGCATCTGACCTAAAGTCGATTCAAGAAGAAATTGATCAACGTCTCGAAGAAATTGACCGCGTTTCCCAACAGACACAGTTTAACGGCGTCAAAGTTTTGGCTAGCGGTGCGGCACCTCTTAAAGTCCAGGTTGGTGCGAACGATGGCGAGACCATCTCGATCGGCCTTAAAGAAATAAGCTCTACAACGCTACAACTCACGGATTTTTCGGTTCAAAAGAACACCTTGTCCGCTGGGGCAGCGCTGGACCTGGACAACGATCAGCTCGATAACTCGACCAGCACGAGTGGTATTGATATTTCCGCTGTGCTGACGGGTTTGAAGGACGCCGGAATTTCTGCAGACATTAATTCTATTACGCTGCACAAGGTGAACGATGCAACCGGTGCAGGCACTGACGGTTCCTACGCCGTGAAAGTGGGCGACGAGTACTATGCAGCGACGGTAGTTAAGAGCGCTGCTACGGGCACAAAAGACACAGTCTCGCTCGCCAAGCTGACGGTCACTAATGGTTACGAGTACACGGACGCTAATGGTACTGATAAGACCAAGAACGTAGATACTTTCATCAAGCTGAGCAACGATGCTGCTGGCGCTGTGAAGGCTTACGCAACTGTAGAAGGCAGTAATTACGAAGTCACGAGCGCATTTGCCACTGCAACAGGTTGGGCGAATGACACCACAACGGTCATCAACACTGAGACTTCCGATCCAAGCGGTAACACAGCTGAATTTCATGGCGTAGGTACTGCAAATCCGCTGGCCAAATTGGACGAAGCGCTCAAGACCGTTGATGCTCTGCGGAGCGACCTGGGTGCGATTCAAAACCGTTTCCAATCGACTATTGCTAACCTGAGCAACACGGTCACCAACCTGTCCGCAGCTCGTTCGCGCATTGAAGACGCCGACTACGCAGTCGAAGTCTCCAACATGACTCGCGCTCAGATCCTGCAACAGGCTGGTACGTCGGTTCTGGCACAAGCCAACCAAGTGCCACAAGGCGTTCTGTCGCTGCTGCGTTAA
- a CDS encoding methylglyoxal synthase, translating into MTSHPVLRFGLAANRLHHETYGAALFQWLEQSAAGIRELGMECYTVGRTFDAIERSGLLAGYGGLIRYPFGREGGLMKLVARVTDGGAGAESFDGAIYLIDPVDPSSIFPEALALKRQCITHGRPFVSTLMGAIEWVEIERLCAGLAPDPARAPLFDFSQQTLALIAHDALKDDMVAFADQHFDVLSHFAGRVGTGTTSGRLNELAWSRGWPQDTPWVQAYLSGPLGGDAQIAELVLERRCQRVIFFEDPHVARQHEADIQLLERAVRVVTDKAACIASPAVAHKWANAVQLLVK; encoded by the coding sequence ATGACTTCCCATCCTGTTCTGCGTTTTGGCCTGGCGGCCAATCGTTTGCATCACGAAACCTACGGGGCTGCGCTATTCCAGTGGCTGGAGCAGTCGGCGGCGGGCATACGGGAACTGGGCATGGAGTGCTACACGGTCGGCCGCACCTTTGATGCCATTGAGCGATCTGGCTTGCTGGCCGGGTATGGCGGGCTGATTCGTTACCCCTTTGGCCGTGAAGGCGGCTTGATGAAGCTGGTGGCACGGGTTACCGATGGGGGCGCCGGCGCCGAATCCTTTGATGGCGCCATCTACCTGATCGATCCGGTGGATCCTTCATCCATTTTCCCCGAGGCCTTGGCACTCAAGCGCCAGTGCATTACGCATGGGCGGCCATTTGTGTCGACGTTGATGGGCGCCATTGAGTGGGTTGAGATCGAGCGCTTGTGCGCTGGCCTGGCGCCTGATCCAGCCCGGGCGCCGCTATTTGATTTTTCGCAGCAAACCTTGGCGCTGATCGCGCACGATGCCTTGAAGGATGACATGGTGGCGTTTGCCGATCAGCACTTCGATGTGTTGTCGCACTTTGCGGGCCGAGTGGGTACGGGCACGACCAGCGGCCGCTTGAACGAGCTGGCCTGGTCGCGCGGCTGGCCCCAAGACACGCCCTGGGTGCAGGCTTATCTTAGCGGGCCATTGGGCGGGGACGCCCAAATTGCAGAGCTGGTGCTGGAAAGGCGCTGTCAGCGGGTGATCTTTTTTGAAGACCCGCATGTGGCGCGCCAGCATGAAGCCGATATTCAATTGCTTGAGCGTGCGGTGCGTGTCGTGACCGACAAGGCGGCTTGCATCGCTTCGCCGGCTGTGGCGCATAAATGGGCAAACGCGGTTCAACTGCTGGTAAAATAA
- a CDS encoding autotransporter domain-containing protein, translated as MSATGFESAEYLRQDGLGLINAAEAYALGYTGAGVRVGVFDSGIDALHPEFASSKIAGGMDLATLMPYAPGLGLDYDGHGSHVAGIIGALRNGVGMHGVAYDSTLFVVHQFQEPNDDDDDDDDDELPTPSPGYLSFRDEYLDKIYSAGWRYLAEQNLSIINNSLGFNDCPDVDPPCNVMGYGSAAQAEAAFRLSVSAYRELAQAGTLMVFATGNEGQPHPDFMAGSPYWFPELKDNWLAVTAVSEHGGPVFYANQCGVAKDWCLTAPGGDLGVGMGIYSVQSGGSYVRLAGTSMAAPHVAGAAALVSQAFPYFGAYHLQQTLLTTATDIGQLGVDSVYGWGLLNVGKAVHGPAQFVRLFDVDTQGYDSTFSNSISGVGGLTKRGAGVLQLTGANTYTGPTTVGGGRLVVNGALASTVTVQAAGALSGAGTVASVHNHGVVAPGNSVGTLTVRGDYTAYPGSVYELEVGPQGATDKLDVGGTVTLAGTLKLAGGDLRQNVSYHFIDAAGGVMGQFDDITYSTVFLTPRLDFAQGVALRVERNDVPFERYGRSANQKSVGAALDPASSQPPAAMDDLYDDVLNASADQVPDMMEQLSGQVHPGTDAALLNAGQLMSRTLSARIRANPEAAAPERHTPLWAHVIKGSSTLNGDGNAAEVSRDMTGLMLGGDTQLKNGWRLGAAFAYADGRNKLDDVASSSSSTDSYTAALYGARNWVMERGSLNLMAGVAYTRHDIATRRNVDVGGSQTLKADYHADAAQLFAELGYAIPMAGASALEPYAGLSWQHLRVGGFSESGGQAALGGQAQSSDLASTTLGLRARTELESGPAHLALTAGLGWRHAMGDLSPSRSMSFVQGDGTAFSASGAPIARNAAVTELTAELRLSKNAYMGVSYNGQFGGGNTDQAGAVHLRVRF; from the coding sequence GTGTCGGCGACCGGATTTGAGTCAGCCGAATACCTGCGGCAAGACGGGTTGGGCCTGATCAATGCAGCCGAGGCCTACGCGTTGGGCTATACCGGCGCCGGCGTGAGGGTGGGTGTCTTCGATTCAGGTATTGACGCGCTCCATCCCGAGTTCGCCAGTAGCAAGATCGCCGGCGGCATGGACTTGGCCACCCTGATGCCTTATGCGCCAGGACTGGGCCTGGATTACGACGGGCATGGCTCGCATGTGGCGGGCATTATCGGCGCGCTGCGCAACGGTGTGGGCATGCATGGCGTGGCGTACGACAGCACGCTGTTTGTCGTCCATCAGTTTCAGGAACCCAACGACGATGACGATGATGATGATGACGACGAGTTGCCTACGCCCAGTCCGGGCTACTTAAGTTTCCGTGACGAATACCTGGACAAAATTTATTCGGCTGGCTGGCGCTACTTGGCCGAGCAGAATCTGTCCATTATCAATAACAGCCTGGGCTTCAATGATTGCCCTGATGTCGATCCTCCGTGCAATGTGATGGGCTACGGCTCGGCGGCGCAAGCCGAAGCAGCGTTCCGGCTCAGCGTCAGTGCTTATCGCGAGCTCGCCCAGGCCGGCACGCTGATGGTGTTTGCCACGGGCAACGAAGGCCAGCCTCATCCTGACTTCATGGCCGGTTCGCCGTACTGGTTTCCCGAACTCAAGGATAATTGGCTGGCGGTGACGGCCGTCAGCGAGCACGGCGGGCCTGTGTTCTACGCTAATCAGTGCGGCGTGGCCAAAGACTGGTGCCTGACAGCGCCTGGCGGTGATCTCGGTGTCGGCATGGGAATTTATTCAGTTCAAAGCGGCGGCAGCTATGTGCGTTTGGCGGGCACGTCCATGGCCGCGCCGCATGTAGCTGGCGCTGCGGCACTGGTCTCGCAGGCCTTTCCTTATTTCGGCGCCTACCATCTGCAACAAACCCTGCTGACAACGGCTACGGATATAGGCCAACTAGGTGTAGACAGCGTCTATGGCTGGGGGTTGTTGAACGTAGGCAAGGCAGTGCACGGCCCGGCGCAGTTTGTTCGCCTGTTCGACGTGGATACGCAGGGTTATGACTCCACCTTTTCGAACAGCATCAGCGGCGTGGGCGGTTTGACCAAGCGTGGCGCAGGTGTCTTGCAGCTGACGGGCGCCAATACCTACACCGGGCCTACGACAGTGGGCGGCGGCAGGCTGGTGGTGAATGGCGCGCTGGCTTCGACTGTAACGGTGCAGGCGGCGGGGGCCCTGAGCGGTGCCGGTACTGTGGCCAGCGTTCATAACCATGGCGTGGTGGCGCCGGGTAATTCCGTAGGCACCCTCACGGTAAGGGGCGATTACACGGCCTACCCGGGCTCGGTTTACGAGCTTGAGGTTGGCCCACAGGGCGCAACCGACAAGCTGGACGTGGGCGGCACCGTAACCCTGGCTGGTACGCTTAAACTGGCGGGCGGCGATTTGCGCCAGAATGTGTCTTACCACTTCATCGATGCGGCAGGCGGGGTGATGGGGCAGTTTGACGATATTACATACAGCACGGTCTTCCTGACGCCCCGCCTGGATTTTGCCCAGGGCGTTGCACTGCGGGTCGAGCGCAATGATGTTCCCTTCGAGCGCTACGGCCGCAGTGCGAATCAGAAGTCGGTGGGTGCTGCGCTGGATCCAGCCTCGTCACAGCCCCCGGCCGCCATGGACGACCTGTACGATGACGTGCTGAATGCCAGTGCGGACCAGGTGCCCGACATGATGGAACAGCTAAGCGGGCAGGTACACCCGGGTACAGACGCTGCGCTGCTGAATGCCGGCCAGTTGATGAGCCGTACGCTGTCAGCCCGCATTCGAGCCAATCCGGAGGCCGCAGCGCCGGAACGCCACACGCCTTTGTGGGCGCATGTCATCAAGGGCAGCAGCACGCTGAACGGCGACGGTAACGCAGCCGAAGTCAGCCGCGACATGACGGGGCTGATGCTGGGGGGCGATACACAGTTGAAAAACGGTTGGCGGCTGGGGGCTGCATTCGCTTACGCCGATGGCCGCAATAAGCTGGACGATGTCGCTTCGTCATCGAGCAGTACCGATAGCTATACCGCCGCGCTGTATGGCGCACGCAACTGGGTGATGGAGCGGGGCAGCCTGAACCTGATGGCGGGCGTCGCGTATACGCGACATGATATTGCCACCCGGCGTAATGTCGACGTGGGCGGCAGCCAGACTCTGAAAGCCGACTACCACGCCGATGCAGCGCAGCTATTTGCCGAACTGGGCTATGCCATACCAATGGCTGGCGCCAGTGCGCTGGAACCTTATGCCGGCTTGAGCTGGCAGCATCTACGGGTAGGCGGGTTCAGTGAAAGCGGTGGGCAGGCCGCCTTGGGTGGCCAAGCTCAATCGTCGGACCTGGCCAGCACGACGCTTGGTTTGCGCGCCAGAACTGAGCTTGAGTCAGGCCCGGCTCACCTGGCCCTGACGGCGGGCCTGGGCTGGCGCCATGCCATGGGTGACCTCTCGCCCAGCCGCAGTATGTCGTTTGTGCAGGGTGATGGAACCGCTTTTAGTGCAAGCGGGGCGCCCATCGCCCGCAATGCCGCGGTAACGGAACTGACTGCCGAGCTGCGCCTAAGCAAAAACGCCTACATGGGGGTCAGCTACAACGGCCAGTTTGGCGGTGGCAACACCGATCAGGCCGGCGCCGTCCATCTGCGTGTCCGTTTTTGA
- the lysS gene encoding lysine--tRNA ligase: MNEPTPSTIATDENHLIAERRGKLAKLRAQGVAYPNDFQPDNVAAALHAAYDELDKDALAEVGKQVKVAGRMMLKRVMGKASFATLQDSSGRIQIFLDKNTVGEDLYTQFKTWDIGDIVAVEGAMFKTNKGELSVHAATVRLLTKSLRPLPDKFHGVADTELRYRQRYVDLIMTEETRRCFLARSKAIGSIRHHMINAGFLEVETPMLHPIPGGAAAKPFVTHHNALDMEMFLRIAPELYLKRLVVGGFDRVFEVNRNFRNEGVSPRHNPEFTMMEFYAAYTDYRWLMDFTETLIREAAIAASGSAVLTYQEKVLDLSQPFDRLTIVQAILKYAPGYTQEQLQDGTFLRTELKRLGADVNGPVLARAGLGGLQLALFEETAEAKLWNPTYIIDYPVEVSPLARASDTQEGITERFELFMTGREIANGFSELNDPEDQAARFLAQVEAKDAGDEEAMYYDADYIRALEYGMPPTGGCGIGIDRLVMLLTDSPSIRDVILFPHLRRED; this comes from the coding sequence ATGAACGAACCCACGCCATCCACCATTGCCACTGACGAAAACCACCTGATCGCCGAACGCCGTGGCAAGCTGGCCAAGCTGCGCGCCCAGGGCGTAGCCTACCCCAACGACTTCCAGCCCGACAACGTAGCCGCCGCCCTGCACGCTGCCTACGACGAGCTCGATAAAGACGCACTGGCCGAAGTCGGCAAGCAGGTAAAAGTAGCCGGACGCATGATGCTCAAGCGCGTCATGGGCAAGGCCAGCTTTGCCACCCTGCAAGACAGCTCTGGCCGCATCCAGATCTTTCTGGACAAGAACACGGTAGGCGAAGACCTCTACACCCAGTTCAAAACCTGGGACATCGGCGATATCGTCGCGGTCGAAGGCGCCATGTTCAAAACCAATAAAGGCGAACTATCAGTACATGCGGCCACGGTGCGCCTGCTCACCAAATCGCTGCGGCCCCTGCCCGATAAGTTCCACGGCGTGGCCGATACCGAGCTGCGCTACCGCCAGCGTTACGTCGACCTGATCATGACCGAAGAAACGCGCCGCTGCTTTCTGGCGCGCAGCAAGGCCATCGGCAGCATACGCCACCACATGATCAACGCCGGTTTTCTGGAAGTCGAAACCCCCATGCTGCACCCCATACCCGGCGGCGCGGCGGCCAAGCCCTTTGTGACTCATCACAACGCGCTCGACATGGAAATGTTCCTGCGCATTGCCCCCGAGCTTTATTTGAAGCGCCTGGTGGTGGGCGGCTTTGACCGCGTGTTTGAAGTGAACCGCAACTTCCGCAACGAAGGCGTCAGCCCGCGTCATAACCCCGAATTCACCATGATGGAGTTCTACGCGGCCTACACCGACTACCGTTGGCTGATGGACTTTACCGAAACGCTGATACGCGAAGCGGCCATAGCCGCCAGCGGCAGCGCCGTGCTGACCTACCAGGAAAAAGTCCTTGATCTTAGCCAGCCCTTCGATCGCCTGACCATCGTACAAGCCATACTCAAGTACGCGCCTGGCTACACCCAGGAACAGCTGCAAGACGGCACCTTCCTGCGCACCGAACTGAAGCGCCTGGGCGCTGATGTGAACGGCCCCGTGCTGGCACGCGCGGGCCTGGGCGGACTGCAGCTGGCCTTGTTCGAGGAAACCGCCGAAGCCAAGCTGTGGAACCCCACCTACATCATCGACTATCCGGTGGAAGTGTCGCCGCTGGCACGCGCATCCGATACCCAGGAAGGCATTACCGAGCGCTTCGAACTGTTCATGACGGGTCGTGAAATCGCCAACGGATTTTCAGAGCTGAACGACCCCGAAGACCAGGCCGCACGCTTCCTGGCCCAGGTCGAAGCCAAAGACGCCGGCGACGAAGAAGCCATGTACTACGACGCCGATTACATACGCGCCCTGGAATACGGCATGCCGCCCACAGGCGGCTGCGGCATAGGCATAGACCGCCTGGTCATGCTGCTGACCGACAGCCCCAGCATACGCGACGTGATCCTGTTCCCGCATTTGCGGCGCGAAGACTGA